Proteins encoded within one genomic window of Longimicrobium sp.:
- a CDS encoding NUDIX hydrolase, whose product MDPDWLRWARRIHALAQNGSAYTEGVFDRERYAELKTIAAAMMAAYGDTTPEHVLGLWAMEEGYATPKVDVRAAVFRGGEILLVRERSDGRWALPGGWADVGDKPAQCVEREVLEEAGLTVRATHLVALHDGSRNGHPPRPYHVYKLLFLCELVGGVATTSIETDEVAFFPEDALPPLSLGRINEPQIALCFQHMRDPTIPTEFD is encoded by the coding sequence ATGGACCCCGACTGGCTTCGATGGGCGCGCCGCATCCACGCGCTGGCGCAGAACGGCTCCGCGTACACCGAGGGCGTCTTCGACCGCGAGCGCTACGCCGAGCTGAAGACGATCGCCGCCGCGATGATGGCCGCGTACGGCGACACGACGCCGGAGCACGTGCTGGGTTTGTGGGCGATGGAGGAAGGATACGCGACGCCCAAGGTGGACGTGCGCGCCGCCGTCTTCCGCGGCGGCGAGATCCTGCTGGTGAGGGAGCGCTCGGACGGCCGCTGGGCGCTCCCCGGGGGGTGGGCGGACGTGGGGGACAAGCCGGCGCAGTGCGTGGAGCGCGAGGTGCTGGAAGAGGCGGGGCTCACCGTGCGCGCCACGCACCTGGTGGCGCTGCACGACGGCAGCCGCAACGGGCACCCGCCGCGGCCCTACCACGTCTACAAACTGCTCTTCCTGTGCGAGCTGGTGGGCGGCGTGGCCACCACCAGCATCGAAACGGACGAGGTCGCCTTCTTCCCCGAAGACGCCCTCCCGCCGCTCTCGTTGGGACGCATCAACGAGCCGCAGATCGCGCTCTGCTTCCAGCACATGCGCGACCCCACGATCCCGACCGAGTTCGACTGA